In Dyadobacter sp. NIV53, a single window of DNA contains:
- the queG gene encoding tRNA epoxyqueuosine(34) reductase QueG: protein MTTMDLVRQQRSIYIKSKAAENGFDFCGISRAEFLEEEAPRLENWLNRNHNGAMGYMANHFDKRLDPRKLLDGAKSVISVLLNYYPDQKLPEGEEDLKISKYAYGKDYHFVLKEKLATLVAAIQAETGDIHARVFVDSAPVMDKVWAAKSGLGWVGKHSNLLNRDMGSFFFIGEIICDLDLEYDSAIKDYCGTCTRCMDACPTDAITEAYVVDGSKCISYYTIELKEAIPKEVEGKFNNWIFGCDICQDVCPWNRFSKPNTTPEFSLQPGLANFTRNDWEEITEEVFREVFRKSPLKRTKYEGLKKNIVFVQPPK from the coding sequence ATGACTACGATGGATTTGGTTAGGCAGCAGAGAAGTATATACATTAAATCGAAAGCGGCTGAAAATGGTTTCGATTTCTGTGGAATTTCTAGGGCTGAATTTTTGGAAGAGGAAGCACCAAGGCTGGAAAACTGGCTTAACCGGAATCATAACGGTGCAATGGGTTACATGGCCAATCATTTTGACAAACGCCTTGACCCGCGAAAACTTCTTGACGGAGCTAAAAGTGTTATTTCAGTTTTGCTCAATTATTATCCTGATCAAAAGCTTCCGGAAGGGGAAGAGGATCTGAAAATTTCAAAATATGCTTATGGTAAGGATTATCATTTTGTATTAAAAGAAAAATTAGCCACATTGGTAGCTGCAATCCAGGCAGAAACAGGAGACATTCATGCACGTGTTTTTGTCGATTCTGCTCCCGTGATGGACAAGGTCTGGGCGGCAAAAAGCGGATTAGGCTGGGTTGGCAAGCATTCCAATCTGCTAAACAGGGATATGGGCAGTTTCTTTTTTATCGGTGAAATTATTTGTGATCTTGATCTGGAGTACGACAGTGCCATCAAAGATTATTGCGGTACGTGTACAAGATGTATGGATGCCTGTCCGACCGACGCAATTACGGAAGCATACGTTGTTGACGGAAGTAAATGTATTAGCTATTATACCATAGAATTAAAAGAAGCCATTCCAAAAGAGGTGGAAGGTAAATTCAATAACTGGATATTCGGATGTGATATTTGCCAGGATGTGTGTCCATGGAACCGGTTTTCAAAACCTAATACCACGCCTGAGTTTTCTTTACAGCCAGGTTTGGCAAATTTTACACGAAATGATTGGGAAGAAATTACGGAAGAGGTTTTCCGTGAGGTATTTAGGAAATCACCTTTAAAAAGAACAAAATACGAAGGTCTCAAAAAAAATATTGTATTTGTTCAGCCTCCAAAATAA
- a CDS encoding DUF1761 domain-containing protein codes for MRKQSVNLWAVLVCVVIGQIIPALWYSAFSEIWISLNGFTPEQLKMAVSPIPYLASIVSSSFVAYTMAWIFTKIPVKSLLTGFLTGLLFGIVFVLFETIVKDMFSMRTLLLSIINGGSSVVVYALSGAVLGVWRKYE; via the coding sequence ATGAGAAAGCAATCTGTCAATCTCTGGGCCGTACTTGTCTGTGTTGTAATCGGGCAAATAATTCCTGCATTGTGGTATTCAGCATTTTCTGAAATCTGGATTTCTTTAAATGGATTTACTCCGGAGCAACTAAAAATGGCAGTTAGCCCCATACCATATCTTGCCAGCATTGTTTCTTCTTCATTTGTCGCCTATACCATGGCCTGGATTTTTACCAAAATCCCTGTAAAATCTTTACTAACCGGATTTCTAACCGGACTATTATTTGGCATTGTCTTTGTCCTGTTTGAAACGATTGTAAAGGACATGTTTTCTATGCGCACTTTACTTCTTTCAATTATTAATGGCGGTTCCAGTGTCGTAGTATATGCTTTGAGCGGAGCAGTACTTGGTGTGTGGAGAAAATACGAGTAA
- a CDS encoding nucleotide exchange factor GrpE codes for MPKNTENNIDQDKFNAVNEENPTTDTDTNVPVDNAGQEIPEDVRAIHETDPLETAKQEVAELKDKYLRLYADFENFRRRTSKEKLELLSSASADVIKLILPIVDDFERAKVSFDSSVDTEALKEGVDLIYTKLYKTLESKGLKPMESKGETFDVELHESIAQFPAPSDDLKGKVIDEIEKGYYLNDKVIRYAKVIVGA; via the coding sequence ATGCCGAAAAACACAGAAAACAACATAGATCAAGACAAGTTTAACGCAGTGAACGAGGAGAATCCCACTACCGATACTGACACAAATGTACCTGTTGACAATGCAGGCCAGGAAATCCCGGAAGATGTTCGTGCTATTCACGAAACAGATCCTTTGGAAACAGCCAAACAGGAAGTTGCTGAACTGAAAGATAAATATCTGAGATTATATGCCGATTTTGAAAACTTCCGCAGACGTACTTCCAAAGAAAAACTTGAATTGCTTTCAAGCGCAAGTGCTGACGTAATCAAACTGATACTTCCGATTGTGGATGATTTTGAACGAGCAAAAGTTTCATTCGATTCTTCGGTTGATACAGAAGCATTAAAAGAAGGTGTGGATCTGATTTATACCAAACTTTACAAAACACTTGAATCAAAAGGATTAAAACCTATGGAATCCAAAGGCGAAACTTTTGATGTTGAATTACACGAATCCATCGCACAGTTCCCGGCGCCTTCGGATGACTTGAAAGGTAAGGTAATTGACGAAATAGAAAAGGGATATTATCTGAATGATAAGGTAATTCGTTACGCAAAAGTGATTGTTGGTGCATAA
- the dnaJ gene encoding molecular chaperone DnaJ — MAKKRDYYEILGVERSAPADEIKKAYRKLAIKFHPDKNPDDPTAEDKFKEAAEAYSILSDDNKKARYDQYGHAGVGGASQGGAGYGGGGFSMDDIFSQFGDIFGESSPFGDMFGRAGGGNGRRVRKGSDLRIKLKLNLEEVANGVEKKIKVKRHVSCTTCGGNGAKHGTALTNCGTCNGSGQVRKVVSTMLGQMVSTSTCPTCEGDGKIISERCDTCAGEGRLLQDDLITLNIPGGVAEGMQLSMSGKGNVPSRGGMAGDLLIVIEEEEDAQLKRDGSNVVFDMHMSFIDAALGTSTEIPTIDGKVRITVEPGTQAGKILRLKGKGIKDLNGYGKGDQLVHINVWTPQQLSSDERETLESLRHSPNFQPKPGKNEKGFFDKMKDFFH, encoded by the coding sequence ATGGCTAAGAAAAGAGATTACTACGAAATACTTGGTGTGGAGCGTAGCGCGCCTGCAGACGAAATCAAGAAAGCCTACCGCAAGCTGGCAATTAAATTCCACCCGGATAAAAACCCGGATGATCCTACTGCTGAGGACAAGTTTAAGGAAGCAGCGGAAGCATACAGCATTCTCAGTGACGATAATAAAAAAGCGCGTTATGATCAGTATGGACACGCCGGGGTAGGCGGAGCCAGCCAGGGTGGAGCAGGTTATGGAGGTGGCGGATTTTCCATGGATGATATATTCTCCCAATTCGGGGATATTTTTGGCGAAAGCAGTCCATTTGGTGATATGTTTGGCCGTGCTGGTGGTGGAAACGGCCGTCGTGTACGTAAAGGATCGGATCTTCGTATTAAGTTAAAGCTCAACCTGGAAGAAGTAGCAAACGGTGTTGAGAAGAAGATTAAAGTAAAACGCCATGTAAGCTGTACTACCTGTGGTGGTAACGGCGCCAAACACGGAACTGCACTGACCAATTGTGGCACTTGTAACGGATCAGGACAGGTTCGTAAGGTGGTTAGCACTATGCTTGGACAAATGGTTTCAACCAGTACTTGTCCTACCTGTGAAGGTGATGGTAAAATTATCAGCGAACGTTGTGATACTTGTGCAGGGGAAGGCAGATTGTTACAGGATGATCTGATTACACTGAACATCCCGGGCGGGGTTGCAGAAGGCATGCAGTTATCTATGTCAGGGAAAGGAAATGTTCCTTCCAGAGGCGGAATGGCTGGTGATCTGCTCATCGTAATTGAAGAAGAAGAAGACGCTCAATTGAAACGTGACGGAAGCAATGTTGTTTTCGACATGCACATGAGCTTTATAGATGCCGCATTAGGAACATCAACCGAAATCCCTACGATAGATGGCAAAGTGCGCATTACAGTAGAACCTGGTACACAGGCAGGAAAAATTCTTCGTCTGAAAGGAAAAGGAATTAAGGATCTGAATGGTTACGGAAAAGGCGATCAGCTGGTTCATATCAATGTATGGACACCACAGCAATTGTCTTCTGATGAAAGAGAAACTTTGGAATCACTTCGCCATTCACCTAATTTCCAGCCAAAACCTGGTAAAAATGAAAAAGGATTTTTTGATAAAATGAAAGATTTCTTTCATTGA